The Vibrio penaeicida sequence GACTATGTTGAACAAAGAACCACGGAAGCTGTGGAAAAAAGCGAGCACGCCGCACAAGACATGATTGGCATCTTTAAGCCAGATTGAGCCTGTACGAATAAAGAAAACCGCGCTTTTATTGTGTTTTGATATTTCGTCCCCATAATAGCGGGGTAATCAATATTTTTCCTGGGTATCGACTTTCTCCCAGGATTTCAAACCTCCTTGGAGTCATCATGAAAATTGAAAAAAACGTGGTTGTTAGTCTGGCATACCAGGTGAAAACGGAAGACGGTGTCGTTGTCGATGAGTCAACTAGCGAAGCGCCATTGGACTACCTTCACGGTCACAACAACCTAATCACAGGTCTTGAGAAAGAGCTGGATGGCAAAGTGGCAGGCGATAAGTTTACCGCGAACGTTTCTCCAGAAGATGCTTACGGTGAGCACAATGATGCACTGGTACAGCGCGTACCAGCAAACGTATTCCAAGGCGTCGATGAGATTGAAGTGGGTATGCG is a genomic window containing:
- the slyD gene encoding peptidylprolyl isomerase, coding for MKIEKNVVVSLAYQVKTEDGVVVDESTSEAPLDYLHGHNNLITGLEKELDGKVAGDKFTANVSPEDAYGEHNDALVQRVPANVFQGVDEIEVGMRFLADTDQGPIPVEVTEVDGDEVVVDGNHMLAGQSLTFEVEVIATREATADEIEHGHIHQEEGCCGGDHDHDHGEEKDGCCGGGSCSSH